From Syntrophorhabdaceae bacterium, one genomic window encodes:
- a CDS encoding nitroreductase family protein → MTILELVTKSRSCRRFQEKEAVSLQQLKALVELARLSPSARNLQPLRFILSRDPGSNAGIFSCLAWAGYLRDWPGPGEGERPAAYIIIVGDTSLTNDFGCDHGIAAQSILLGATEMGLGGCMLSNIQKDRLSALLKIPQQYQVLLAIALGVPKEQVVIDKVKNGDIKYWRDSDQVHHVPKRALAEIILKI, encoded by the coding sequence ATGACTATACTGGAACTCGTCACAAAGAGCAGGAGCTGCCGGCGGTTTCAGGAGAAGGAAGCTGTCAGCTTGCAGCAGCTCAAGGCCCTCGTCGAGCTTGCCCGGCTTTCACCGTCGGCAAGGAACCTGCAGCCCTTGAGGTTCATCCTTTCCCGTGACCCAGGGTCGAACGCAGGCATATTCTCCTGTCTTGCCTGGGCGGGTTATCTGAGAGACTGGCCGGGTCCCGGGGAAGGTGAAAGGCCTGCGGCCTATATTATCATCGTCGGCGACACGTCGCTGACGAATGACTTCGGGTGCGATCATGGAATTGCCGCCCAGAGCATACTTCTGGGAGCGACGGAAATGGGGCTTGGCGGATGCATGCTCTCCAATATTCAAAAAGACCGTCTGAGCGCCCTTCTCAAGATACCTCAGCAATATCAGGTCCTCCTGGCCATCGCCCTGGGGGTGCCCAAAGAACAGGTTGTCATCGACAAGGTGAAGAACGGGGACATCAAATACTGGCGGGACTCCGACCAGGTCCACCATGTTCCGAAACGCGCACTGGCGGAGATAATACTCAAGATATAG
- a CDS encoding nitroreductase family protein produces MDLLELITRNRSHRRFQESESISIERLQGLVELARLSPSAGNLQPLKFVLSNDPVRNGSIFSCLVWEDYVKGSRGPAEGRRPAGYIIVLGDTSVTKNFSCDHGIAAQTILLGATEMGLGGYMFAQVEKTRLASLLGIPPGYEILLVIALGVPRERVVVTDAKDGITAYWRDINKVHHVPKRPLHEVILDL; encoded by the coding sequence ATGGATCTCCTTGAACTGATCACAAGGAACCGGAGCCACCGGCGCTTTCAGGAGAGTGAGTCCATAAGCATCGAGCGGCTTCAGGGTCTCGTGGAGCTCGCCCGGCTTTCACCGTCTGCGGGAAACCTTCAACCCCTCAAATTTGTCCTCTCCAATGACCCCGTACGCAATGGTTCGATTTTCTCCTGCCTTGTCTGGGAAGATTACGTCAAGGGTTCCAGGGGGCCCGCCGAAGGCAGGCGGCCGGCAGGATACATCATCGTCCTGGGCGACACCTCCGTCACAAAAAACTTCTCCTGCGACCATGGCATTGCCGCGCAGACCATATTGCTCGGCGCCACGGAGATGGGCCTCGGCGGCTATATGTTCGCACAGGTCGAAAAGACCAGGTTAGCGTCGCTCCTCGGAATACCCCCGGGATACGAGATACTTCTCGTCATTGCCCTGGGCGTTCCCAGGGAACGCGTTGTCGTCACGGACGCAAAGGACGGGATTACCGCCTACTGGCGCGATATCAACAAGGTCCACCACGTTCCCAAACGTCCTCTCCACGAGGTCATACTTGACCTGTAG